DNA from Aggregatimonas sangjinii:
CGGACGCTCCCCTAAACCAGTAGTGGCTACAGAAACACTGGGCACTTTTGCCCGAATAGCGTTATAGATATCTTGTGGTAAAGTCCAATTTTCATTGTCTAAATGAAACAGCTTAAAAGGATACTCATTAGCGGTGGCTTTTTGCTCTCGAACCGCTTTTGTAACGATTTCAATTACCCCATTCGTACCATCAATACCATATATGCTTATAGCCTGACTGCCTTTTAGAACGTTGATAGAAAGTATATTTTTAGGATCAAGAAGCCCTTGGGATATGGAATCAATCGAAATAGCAACGCCATCAATTATGAACAAGGGTGCTTTTTTACTGTTCAGGGTTGCATAACAATTAATCCGTACCGGAACGTTTTGCTTGTGTAATTGTATTGCAGGAACGGTATCCTTGAAGACTTCAATCTGTGAAAAGCCCAAAGAGCAAAACACAAACCATAATGTGGCAAATAGGTAGATTTTCATTTTTATCGTATTTTGATTACGATATAAATCTACTTCTCAGAATAAGCCTTGGAAATGATAAATGAGTGAATGTGCAATATGAATGAGTGAACCTTACTATAACAACCCATCAATTGTTAATTGTCGTTGAACCTTTCCTGTTTCTGTCTCCAAAAATTGTGGAAGTGCTATAATTTCTCTGGGCGTCTCAAATTTTCCGAAAGAAGAAAGCGTCGCTATTTTTTGCTTTAAAATATCAAGATCGGTCTCCCCTTCAATTACCAAAATCAGTTTCTGTCCCAGTTGATCGTCCGGTATCCCGACTACGAAAAAGCGTTTTTCGATAATATTTTCCAGCTTTTGCTCGATTTGCTCGGGAAATAGTTTGACTCCACCTGAATTTACAACATTGTCATACCTACCCAGCCACTCGAATTCCGTTTCCGAAATCAAATGTACCACATCGTTTGTGATGACCGGTTGTTCCGATACCCTTGGTGCTTCTATAATCAAACAATTTCGCTTATCTACACTGAAAACGACATCGGGTAGCGCTTTGAACGATTCCGTTTCGTTTTCGGTATTGAATCCTGAACCTATCTCTTTTACGGCCACATGCGTTATGGTCTCGGTCATACCATAGGTTTCGAAAATACGGGTAGCGGAGTTTCGTGATTTTTGTTTCAGAGGGGCCGGTAGCGCTGCACCACCCACCAGCAAAGTGCGTATGTTTCCTATTTGTTCTGTAGCATTTTGCAGTTGCATCGGCACAAACGCCCCGAAATCATATTTTTTTCTATTCAAATGCAACGGATTTGAAACGGGTGCCATACTATCTAAATGCAACCCAAGAACCAACGCCCTTACCAACATCATCTTCCCGGCAATATAGTCGGCCGAAAGGCACAATAAGGCAGAACTTCCGGGGCGAAGACCAAAGAATTCACCTGTGGCCAAAGCAGAGTTCCGCATGTGATATTTCTGCAATCGAATACGCTTCGGCGTACCGGTAGAGCCCGAGGTTCGTACTTCGACAGTCTGGGAATCATCGAGCCAATCGAGTAAGAATTGCCCAATATCCTTTTCGTAAGGCTCCCCTTCTTTGATAAAGCTATATGCCGCTTCTTTGAGAACCTCTTTCGTATAAGAAATTCCGTTGAACCGAAAATCCGAATGTACTTTATTAAACTTCAAGCAGTCTATCGTTATCCTTTACTTGTGAGGAAAGAAATTCGCCCTCCGTCAATACTTTTCCGGTCAACCGCTCCTTCCAATTAGACCAGCCGTATTTTTTTGAGAAAATAAATAATAAAATCGGATAAATGACCAGTACCGGAACCAAAACATCCCAGCCTAATTCGGGTTGGGATACATCGCGATAAATAGAGTCGGTCTGGAAAGCCGTCCAGTCGGCAGTAACCAGTAAGGCACCGATCAAGTTGTTCGCGGCATGAAAGCCTAATGCCAGCTCAAGGCCTTCATCCATAAGCGTTAATATTCCAAGAAAAAATCCCGTTCCGATATAGTAGACCATTATTCCGTACCCCAGTTTCTCTACTTCAGGGTTCGCAATGTGCATTATTCCGAATAATACCGATGTTATGACCAGGGGTGCCCATCTGTTTTTGGCCATTATCCCGATTCCCTGAATCATATGGCCGCGAAAAAGGTACTCCTCAAAACTGGTCTGTAAGGGTATTAAAATAATACCGATCAGCGCCAAAATCAGAAAAGGCACCAACTTGAAGTTCAGTACATAATCATCCGGGGACATGAAAATATCGATACCCGTTAAAAGCACCGTGCACGCTCCCCAGATGGTAAAGGCGAAAAAAACACGTTTCCAATCTATTTTCTTTCTAGAGGTCGTTAATGAGGTAATGGTCTGTGAATGCACCAGTTTTGACCAACCAAGTACTACGAAAAGCCCTATCGCCAAGGGCAACAATACGATAATTAGAACCAGGTTACGCCCCAACATGTCGATCATTTGTGCCATACTATCTTCCACACTAACCGGTGACATAATTGTGGCCACATAATTCAGGGCCATAAAACCCATGAATCCCAAAGGAATGATCCAGTATTTCCACAACCCGATATTCCCTTTGTACCCTTGTTCTATATACATAAATCCTTTATTAGATGTTTTTGCCAGTTTCTTTCCTTGTCGTATCGCAATGTACCATTTTCTACCGTAAGCGGACTTTCAAAATTATTGGTGAACAGGCTTCCGGTTCCCAAACCTTGATGGCGGTTGCTATTGCGTTTAAACGTCCATTGTGCGATTGCATTCAAACCGATATTGCTTTCCAATGCACTGGTTACCCACCAACCGATATTGAGCCTTTCAGCAAGTTCTATCCATTCTAAACTACCCTTGAACCCACCGACCAAACTGGGTTTTAAGATAATGTATTGCGGTTGTATGGTTTGTAGCAGTTTTTCCTTTTCCGTTGCATCAAAAACACCGATAAGTTCTTCATCCAGAGCGATTGGTAAAGGTGCCGCGGCGCACAAACGTTTCATATGTGACAATTGTCCTTGACGAATGGGTTGCTCAATGGAATGTAGTCGCAATTCTGCCAACAATTTCAATTTGGTCATGGCCTCTTCAGGGGAAAATGCCCCGTTCGCATCTACGCGAAGTTCGATTTCTTTTGGGCTGTATTTTCTTCGAATGGATTGTAGCAAGAGATACTCCCTTTCGAAATCAATGGCGCCGATTTTCATTTTGATACAATTAAAACCTTGCGCTAATTTTTGCTGAATCTGTTGGTGCATAAAATCTTCTTCTCCCATCCAGATCAAGCCATTAATCGGTATGACGGCATTGTTCTCAGTGAAATCTGTAGGAAAAAGAATAAATGGATTCTTGGCCCGTAGCGAAAGAAAAGCCTGTTCTATTCCGAATTGAATGCTAGGATACGAGATCAGGGCGTCCCAAAGTTTGGCTTCCCCCAAGTGAATATGTTCACAAACCCATTGCAGTTTGTCCTCATAATCAGTAAGGTCGTCAATACTCAACCCTTTCAGCAAACCACATTCGCCGATACCTTGCCGCGCCTTTTCGGTCAATATGATATAATAGGTTTCCTTCGTAGTGAGCACTCCACGGGAAGTTCCGCTGGGCCTTTTAAAATCAAGAATACGTTTTTTGTATATCGCTTTCATCCCAAAGCCCCAAATTTAGCTATATTTTAGCGGTTAAATTCAAGAAAATATGCGCGTCGATAACAAAACAGTTTGGATAACAGGAGCATCCTCGGGAATTGGCGAAGGATTAGCCTATCTATTGAACAAGCGCAACTGTAAGCTCATTCTCTCCTCCCGCAAGGCGTCAGAATTGGAAAAGGTGAAGAAAGCCTGTGCAAATCCGGATGCTATTTTCATCTTACCCCTAGACCTCTTGGAATTTGATAGCATGACCGAAAAAACGCAACAAGCTATCGCTGCTTTTGGACCCATCGATATCTTAATCAACAATGCCGGAATCAGTCAACGATCTTTGTTGATCAACACCGATTTTGAAGTTTACAAGCGTTTGATTAACGTTAATTATCTCGGAACGGTTGCCCTGACCAAAGCCGTACTTCCTCATTTTATATCGAAAAAAAGTGGTTATTTCGTGACTATTACAAGCCTTATGGGAAAATTTGGCTCACCCTATCGCTCAGGCTATTGCGGTGCGAAACATGCCCTGCACGGTTTTTTCGATGTGCTACGCATGGAGCATGAGAAAGATGGAATAGGCGTAACGCTGATTTGTCCCGGTTTTGTTCAGACCAACGTTGCTAAAAATGCCTTGACCGCAGACGGAAGTCAACAGCAAAAAGACGACGATGCGACGCAACAAGGTTTATCAGTGGCCGATTTGGGTGAGCGAATGATTCTAGCGGTTGAACGCGGTAAATTCGAGGCCTATATCGGCAAAAAGGAAGTAATGGGAATATACTTGAAGCGATTTTTCCCGAAACTCCTACACAAAGTCGTAATGCGAAGTACGGTGAGGTAATGAAGTAGAAAAATTCTTGAAACCAACTATCTACGAGGCAAAGCCGTCGGAGAATTATTTAGATTAAATCGACTATTTGAAATTAAACCAAAAACGGACCCCATCTGTACTTTTGTCTACATTGAGCTTGGTTTGCAATTGATTCGCCAAGCGGTTCATCAAGCGTATGCCCATAGATGAATTGGCCCGCTCATCAGAATCATCAGGTAGTCCGATACCATTATCGGTATACTCAAAAAAGCCTTCCTGGTCTACTACCTTTCTAATATGAATATATATTTTCCCATTCTCGTCATTTGTGGGAAATGCATACTTGAACGAATTCGAAACCAGTTCGTTCAAAATAAGACCAAACGGAATCGCCCTATCAATATCGAGCTCTACCCCTTCGGCATCGATTGTGATATTAATATTGTGGCCGCCTTTTTTGTAGACCGACTGCACACTATTGATCAAGCTTTCGATATAGCTCTGCATCTCGATAACCGAAAGATCCTCGTTCTGATATAGCTTTTGATGTATCAATGCCATGGCCTTTACCCTACTTTTACCTTCTTCCAATGCAACGATAGCAGCTTTACTGCGCGTGTTCTTGGTTTGTAAGCTCAACAAACTGGAAACCATCTGAAGGTTGTTCTTGACCCGATGATGAATTTCTTTGAGAAGCGAATCCTTTTCGACCAGTGAACTTTCGATGATATGTTTTTGAGCCGCGATCAATCGTTGGTTCTTGATACTCCTGAGATATGCATATACCAAACCGGAAAAGAGTAGCAACACAAATACCAAAGAAATCAATATGATTTCATTGGTTTCGTCCAAAGCGAGAATATCGCTCTTTGATTGTTCCAAGGCCTGACGCTGCTCCTCCATCATAGCTCGGGAGTTGTTCAAATCTTCACCAACGACCACTTTCAATTGTTGTGGTCGTAAACGGGATTTTAATTCATTGATGGAATCTTTAATGCGCATATTCCTTCGCAAATACTGCAGCGCACTATTAGGTTCGTTAATCTTATCGTAGTACAATGATAGTAGGTTGTTCTTTTTAACAACATTCTCTATCTGTAAAGGATCTCTGCTCCCGCCAAGATAATCCGTTGCCTTTTCATAATTTCCTAGCCGTAAATAGCATTCGGCAAGTTCAAGTTTATTCTCCATCAAATCGGGGGAATAGGCTCCGGTTCCGAATTCTTCTATGCCTTCAACACTCTTTTCCAAATGCGTAATGGCCTCTTCCCAATCCTCCATCATCCGAAGGCATTTCCCGATATTTCCTTCAATTATAGCCTTTAAAAAGTTGGCATACAAGGTATCGCTCTCTGTCTTGATTTCGGTAATATTGGCCAGATAAACCTTCAAATATCCTAGGGCCCTGGTATATCTGGTCAAAGCAGTGGGAACGGAATTCTCCAGCCTCAGATAGTTCCCGATATTATTATTGAAAATTGCCTGGCCAACGTAGTCCAGCTCATCTATCTTTTCTTTTTCCTCGAGTATGTAATTGTCCATGGCCTTGTCATAGAATCCAAGTTTGCCATAGATGTCATAAAAAGAAACCTTATCGGTAAGTCCCAATGCGCGTTTCTCTTTTCGGATGTCGATTTGTTCCGCATAAAAATCTAGCTGGGCGTAGCTATCATCCATCAAATCAAAAAGAATGGTCTTGGTCTTGGTATCAAGGTCATCCTTTTTTTTGTAGAGATCTTTGGCAATGGCCAGACTGCGATCGTAGTCACCGATGTCATGATAAATTTTTACCTGTATGAGCGAATAGTCCGCCATGGCGGCAGAGTCTTTTTCCTGCTGCGCTTCGTGTAAATAAATGTTGACCTGATCCAGCCAATCGAAATTTGAGATTTTTTGATATCTATCAAGAGTTCCGAAAAATAGTTGTAAACGTTTTCTCGAATCGCTTTCCTCCTTAAAATTTTGAAAAACCCTGCTGTCCGCAGGTAGCGTAACTTGTCCCATTACCGAACCAGCGGTCAATACGAACAGAAAAAAGACTAGATAATGCTTATGTGCTATTTTATTCATGGTTGGTTCAAAACAACAAAACCGTATCGGTAAAAGGTATTTTGGGTCTTGCTTGCAGGCATGATATCAAAATTATCATAATTAATATAAAGGAATCGAATATTGTTGTGTAACCCTTAAAATTTGTGGTGAACAATCGTGAAAATAGCGCTAGGGTCATTTTAAAGAGGCTTAAGTATTTCGCGAACTCGCTTCAAACGCAACCGTAGGCCAGGGGACGCTACAAAGTTAATGGAAAAATGATTGGGGTTTTTAAAAAAATTCACATATTGAAAAATACTTTTCTCCTTCATTGGCTCACGAAATCTGGGCCTTCGGGTTTCGTAAAGCTTTCAGAATTCATTTGCGAACAACGTCAAAACTATTGTGGTGGTATCAACTAAAAAGAGCTTCATCCGAACGGACAAAGCTCTTTTACGAGAACACTATATGAAAATGAAAAAACTTATATTTAATTATGAGAATATCCTTTAATAGAATACCTGCACAATATAGGCGCTATGATACTTCTCTAGAATAAAATGTTGTGAAGTTGATAAAAAACGTGGTGAAACTATAGGCTTTTGTGGTGAACGAAAAAGGCGCTCGATCGAGCGCCTTTTAAGTTGTTGAAATTAACATTTTTACGAGTTCATTGCAGATATTATAAACTCCTTAAATTCTTTTGAAATCGGTATTAGGTTATTGTTGATCATAATATCCTTTGAATTGATAGCATCAATATGATCTACATTCACTATATACGATTTATGGGCTCGATAAAACTTGTGTTTTGGCAGTTTCTCAAGATAGTCTTTCAAAGGTGAACGTACCAAGAATTTTTTATCGACCGTATTTACTTCAAGGTAAACGTTATCCGCTTTGATAAATTGAATGTCACCAAATTGAATACGGTAGTACAGGTGTTGTTTTTTAACAAAAATGGAATCCTTTAGGACAGAATTACTGACCGCAATGTCCTCTTCTTGCATTGCCGAACTACCCCCGCCGCTCTTATCGGAACGGATAAAATTGGATAAGGCAATTTCTATTGAGGTATATAAATCTTGCTGTTCGAAAGGTTTTACCAAGTATCCATTGGGTTTAACAGTCTTCGCATTTTCTACGGTAGCCCGATCGGAATTTGAAGTAACGAAAATGAATGGAATATCATAATTTTCCCTGATATGCTTCCCAAGATCGATACCCGTTTTGTCGGAAGCGAGAATTATGTCGATCAACACTAAATCAACTTGCTGCGTTTTTAATACTTCTTCGGCCTGTTCGTAAACAATAACATTGTCAACGATTTCGTAGCCGATTTCTTCGAGCATCGATTGCATGTCGTCGGCAATGATAACATTGTCTTCTACGATTAGGATTTTAATAGGTTGTTCCAAGGTGGTTATGTTTAGTTAGTAATAAATTTACAAAAAATTGTTGCAACTGATAAACAGTAGTACGGCCAAAAGAAAAGTGCTCAGGGCCAATTTCTTAAGTTCGGGATCGAAAGACTCGGGCTCTTTAATCGTATATATTTTTCTTAGATGAAACAATATGGGCAAAAACGCAAGTAGGGGTACGAATTGAACCATACGGTTGGCATAGGAGACCAAAAAACCGATGATGCACAAGAATGAAACGCCCAATAGCCCGTAATGGTATATTTTACCGCGGGCTAGTCCCATTTTAACAATCAAGGTGTTCTTTCCTACCTTCTTGTCGGACTCAAAATCCCTCAAATTGTTCAGGTTTAAAACTCCGGTACTCAGGGCACCTATTGCGATTGCCGGCATCACGGCTACCGCCGTAACTGTCTTCGTATATAAAAACATAGTCCCTAAAACAGCCAATATTCCAAAAAACAAAAAAACGAATATATCACCAAGACCCCTATACCCATAAGCCCTCTCACCAACAGTATATTTTATTGCTGCCCAAATACTCAATATCCCTAAACTAAGGAAGACCAAGACCAGCAGCAGATTTTCGGTACCAAAAGCCCTATAAATCAGGATAATTACCAAAGTCAAGCTAATGAATGCGGAAAGTATGATTCCGTTCTTGAGTTCGGTACTGCTTAATAAACCGCTTTGCATCGCCCTTTTCGGACCGATACGATCTTCATTATCCGTTCCTTTTACTCCATCGCCATAATCATTTGCGAAATTGGAGGTTACCTGAAATGCTATCGTCGTCAACAAAGCCAGAAAAAGAATTGTTATATCGTTTGCTTTATAAAAATTCGCCAGCGCCGTACCCGTAATCACGCCGGATACGGATAGTGGAAGTGTACGCAACCTAGCAGCATTTAGCCAAGCTTTTAGTTTTCGCACTAATTAGGATCTTCTATTTGTAGCCGTTTGCCATCTTTGTAAGATGCTACAAAGGCATCTTGAAAGCCAATATCGACTAGCTGCTCCCTAAAACGCTGAGCCTCTTGTAGTGTTCCGAAATTACCCAATGAATAAGAGAAAAAAGGATTTGTCTTTACGAACATGGTATTGGTCAAAGCTTCCGAAGCCAAGGTAATATTATTGTCGACGAACGATTTGACCTGCACGGAGTAAATTTTCTCCTTCTCCAGGAATTCTTTTGCCAGATAGTATTCCTTGACTAAGCTAAGTTCTTCGTTCTGTGTTTTCAGATTGTCCATTCGAGATTTAATGGCCTCCAGGCTATCAAGGTCTGAAAGCACATATTGATCTTGAGCACCATAGTTTGTCTGGCTTAAACCTGCCGTAAACGAAGTAATGGCCAATGTACCTATTAAAAAGAGGCCCGTAATACCGGCGAGTACGTTTCGTTGAACCTTATTTTTTTTTAACTCCTTATTTTTGAATTTAATCTGATCCAAAAGCCTTTCATTGATTATCTGGGCTTTGTCGATATCTTTATGGAGTTCTAACAAGTCACTTTCCTCAATAAATGGCATGAGCTGATTTTTAAGGGGATTTACCCGATAAAGTTAACCAAAACTCGGAAAGTGTCATAAAATTACAGGGGCAATTGTTGTAAAACTGCTCGTTTTAGTGGTATAATTTCCGATAAATGATGTCAAACGTCGATTTTAAAATAAAAATCTAGGTATTTTATCAGTTTTTTTCTACAAGATGAATGCCATCTTGTTTGATTTCGATTTGTCTTGCCTTGTACAACGTACCCACTCCTTTTTTGAACGTTTTTTTACTCATACCCAATATTCTGGAAATCTCTTTCGGGTCCGATTTGTCATGTAATGCCAAGAATCCTCCACTTTCTTTCAATAATTTCTGAATCTTTTTTGCGGTAGGCTCTAAGACTTTTTGACCTTGTGGTTGGAGGGAAATATCCAATTTGTTATCGGGCCTAATCGTTTTTATGTACCCCTCCATTCGTTGACCGACGGCCATATGCTGAAAAATCTCGCTAGAAAACACCAGACCCTTATGGCGGTCGTTCACAATCACTTCCCATCCTAGATCCGTCAATCTGGTAACCAATAATGAAACCTTATCCCCCGTTCGCACGGATAGTTCATCGTTGCTCAGGAACTTATCTATCTTATTGGAAGCTACCAAACGAAACGAAATATCATCCAAATAGCAATACACCACATACCACTGGCCCTCTTTCATCTTTTCCCGTTGCTCACGAAAGGGCACAAACAAATGTTTCTCTAGACCCCAATCCAAAAAAGCCCCAATCTGATTCACTTCCACAACTTTTAAGAAACCAAACTCGTTGCGTTTCATAAACGGCGTAAGGCTTGTTGCTACGGGACGCTCATCAAAATCCAAATAACAAAAAACGTTCAACTCCTCGCCTATTTCAAAAACCTTGGGAACGTATTTATTGGGTAATAAAATCTCTGCACCGGTTTCACTTTCCAGAAAAAGCCCAGGACTAGTGTCCCGGACTATTTTTAATGTATTGTAATTCCCTAATTCGATCATAGCACAAAAGTACTCTTAAAATGGCAATTGACATCTTCCAAAATATGCAAAAAAAAATCCCGCCATATAGGCGGGACCGTCTTGTTTTAAATGCTGTCTATTTGTAGACGGCTGCTTTGTTAAAGTGTTTGCACAATTGATAATAAATTACCGCTCTATGCTTGTTTCTGTTGGAAGTGCCATATTTCTCAACGACGCTTTTAATAGCGGACATCAATTCCGGGCTATCTTTCATACCTAATTTTTTGATCAGGTAGTTGTTTTTTACAGTTTCCAACTCTTTGTCGTCAGACCCGGATACTTTGGAGGCATCCAAATTGTAAATAGCAGGTCCTAAACCTACTGTAACTTTTGTCAACAAATCCATATCTGCAGACTCACCGAATTTAGCCTTAATGTCAGCTGCGTATTCTTTGATCAAATCATCTCTTTTACTCATAATAGTTAGTGTTCTATATGTTAACGGTTAATAAAAACCGAAGATATAAAATCAAAATAACCGAGCAAAATTTTATTGTTCTGTATTCTAGGTGTATTGATTTCCAATAATTTAGGTCTTGTCCCTTTATCGAAAAAGTTAGGCAAAAGCGCATTGAGGTCACTTAGTGCGGACACCTTTTGATACTTAAAATCGTACATTTTGCACAAATGTTTCGCGCTTAGGCCGTGTACGGTTTCAAAATACGTTTCAAAATTCTTACTGTCTTCCTTTCCCGGAAGTATCCTAAAAATACCTCCACCATTATTGTTCAGCAGTATAATTCGGAAGTCTGATCGTACATAGTTGTTCCATAACGCATTGCTATCGTAGAAAAAACCCAAATCTCCGGTTATCAGAACAGTTGCATCCGTACTATACAACGATGCTCCTATTGCGGTCGATGTGCTTCCGTCAATGCCACTAGTTCCCCGATTGCAGAACACCTTTAATGAGGTTGGCAGATCGTACAATTGCGCATAACGAACGGTAGAACTATTTGCCAATTGTAAATGAGTATCTTCAGGTATGTTTTCTATGACACAATTAAAAGCTTTCATATCGCAAAACGAAATCTCACCTAAATAATCTTTTCGTCGCGCCTCGTAAGCAATTTTCTTATTGTTCCAAAATCCAAAATAGCTGCTTTCTGCTGGAATGGTATTTGGTAAAAACTTCTTTAAAAAATCATTGGCATCCATCTTAATATGTCGCGAAAGACAGAAAAAAGTGTCAAAAGCACGAATGGGGTCGATATGCCAATGTCGCTTTGGTTGGTATTCCCGTAGAAATGCCTTGATTTTTTTGGAGACAACCAATCCCCCAAAGGTCAGGAGTACTTCAGGTTGTAATTTTTCGAATAGTTCTTGTGAATTCCCCAACCCTTCGATCGGGGCAATCAGACTATCAATACTAGGAAAGAATTTGGGATGATGTAAGTTAGACGTAGTTTCGGTCAATACGATGACCGAAGGGTCGTCGGCCATCAAATTCAATACTTTCTGGTCTATGGTATCGGGCCAGTTCACCCCTACCAATACCATCTTGGTCTTAGATGCGTTCCAATCGGCAGCGAGGGCTTTATAGTCGATTTCCGGAATCAATTGTTCTTGATAAGTAACAATGTTCGCCTGAACCGAGGGGGTTTCGATTTTATTGTACAAAGGTTCCTCTAGCCTAACATTGATGTGTATCGGTAATTTTGAGGTGATGGCAAGATTTAGGGCCTTGTTCAGCTCCCCGTCATTATAATCCTGTACCTGTCTTTGTAAAACCTCGGGGGGTTCTGTACCTAACCATTCGGGGCGGTATCGCCGAATTCTATCAGTCGCATGGGAAATATCTTGCCGTAAATCGGCGGAATAGCCTATATGCCTGTGAAAAACATTGTCCTGTCGAATCGTTTGGCCATCACCCACGTCTATTTTATAAACCGGTCTGTCAGCAGACAATACGACCAGCGGAATATCACTATAGAAAGCCTCGGCAATAGCTGGGTAATAATTCAGCAAGGCACTTCCCGAGGTACATATCACTACCACTGGCTCTAACGATTGCTGGGCGATTCCCAAAGCGAAAAAAGCGGCACAGCGCTCATCTACGATACTAAAGCATTTAAAAAACGGATCTTCGGTGAAGCTAATAGTCAACGGCGCATTGCGTGAACCCGGTGAAATTACGATGTTCTTGATTTTTTTAGCCTTAAAATGCTGCGCTATAGATTGGGCAACCGGGATGCTGGAGTATATCATCACCACAAAAATACAACCCAAAGATGGTAAAACCAATCGCTATGAAGGGGTTCTACAAATCGATTTTATCGAACGTTTTGCAGCACCTTGAGCATCGTACTGCTTTTGTTCACGGTCTCTTGCCATTCCTTTTCAGGAACGGAATCTACCGTAATACCGCCGCCAACGTAAATGAGTGCCTTATCTTCCAACAATTGCATACACCTTAAATTTACAAATAGCTCAGAGCAGCGCTTTACCGATTTGTACGCTTGGTTTTCCTGATTTTTTCGATTGGATGATCTTTGCTCCGTTCTTTTGAAATTAAGCTCACCCAGAAAGCCGGTGTAGAACTGCCGATCGTAATTTTCCTGCTGTAGAATAAATTCTTTTGCGGCCATCAAAGGCAGGCCGCAAACGGCAGGTGTAGGGTGCAACGCCTCTATTATTTCCTGGAGACCGACAAGCGATTGCCCTGTGATTTTGGTGCGAAGGTGCAAAAGGATACCGGCACGTAGCGTTTCCACTCCCGAAGCACTAAGATTCGCTACTTTACCATTCAGGGCTTTTT
Protein-coding regions in this window:
- the menC gene encoding o-succinylbenzoate synthase, whose protein sequence is MKAIYKKRILDFKRPSGTSRGVLTTKETYYIILTEKARQGIGECGLLKGLSIDDLTDYEDKLQWVCEHIHLGEAKLWDALISYPSIQFGIEQAFLSLRAKNPFILFPTDFTENNAVIPINGLIWMGEEDFMHQQIQQKLAQGFNCIKMKIGAIDFEREYLLLQSIRRKYSPKEIELRVDANGAFSPEEAMTKLKLLAELRLHSIEQPIRQGQLSHMKRLCAAAPLPIALDEELIGVFDATEKEKLLQTIQPQYIILKPSLVGGFKGSLEWIELAERLNIGWWVTSALESNIGLNAIAQWTFKRNSNRHQGLGTGSLFTNNFESPLTVENGTLRYDKERNWQKHLIKDLCI
- a CDS encoding TonB-dependent receptor — encoded protein: MKIYLFATLWFVFCSLGFSQIEVFKDTVPAIQLHKQNVPVRINCYATLNSKKAPLFIIDGVAISIDSISQGLLDPKNILSINVLKGSQAISIYGIDGTNGVIEIVTKAVREQKATANEYPFKLFHLDNENWTLPQDIYNAIRAKVPSVSVATTGLGERPSIRMRGDDNTLVIVDGVQYDAAILNTLNPSDIESVTVAPNTAAANYLRNN
- a CDS encoding CPBP family intramembrane glutamic endopeptidase, yielding MYIEQGYKGNIGLWKYWIIPLGFMGFMALNYVATIMSPVSVEDSMAQMIDMLGRNLVLIIVLLPLAIGLFVVLGWSKLVHSQTITSLTTSRKKIDWKRVFFAFTIWGACTVLLTGIDIFMSPDDYVLNFKLVPFLILALIGIILIPLQTSFEEYLFRGHMIQGIGIMAKNRWAPLVITSVLFGIMHIANPEVEKLGYGIMVYYIGTGFFLGILTLMDEGLELALGFHAANNLIGALLVTADWTAFQTDSIYRDVSQPELGWDVLVPVLVIYPILLFIFSKKYGWSNWKERLTGKVLTEGEFLSSQVKDNDRLLEV
- a CDS encoding AMP-binding protein, whose protein sequence is MKFNKVHSDFRFNGISYTKEVLKEAAYSFIKEGEPYEKDIGQFLLDWLDDSQTVEVRTSGSTGTPKRIRLQKYHMRNSALATGEFFGLRPGSSALLCLSADYIAGKMMLVRALVLGLHLDSMAPVSNPLHLNRKKYDFGAFVPMQLQNATEQIGNIRTLLVGGAALPAPLKQKSRNSATRIFETYGMTETITHVAVKEIGSGFNTENETESFKALPDVVFSVDKRNCLIIEAPRVSEQPVITNDVVHLISETEFEWLGRYDNVVNSGGVKLFPEQIEQKLENIIEKRFFVVGIPDDQLGQKLILVIEGETDLDILKQKIATLSSFGKFETPREIIALPQFLETETGKVQRQLTIDGLL
- a CDS encoding LytR/AlgR family response regulator transcription factor; the encoded protein is MEQPIKILIVEDNVIIADDMQSMLEEIGYEIVDNVIVYEQAEEVLKTQQVDLVLIDIILASDKTGIDLGKHIRENYDIPFIFVTSNSDRATVENAKTVKPNGYLVKPFEQQDLYTSIEIALSNFIRSDKSGGGSSAMQEEDIAVSNSVLKDSIFVKKQHLYYRIQFGDIQFIKADNVYLEVNTVDKKFLVRSPLKDYLEKLPKHKFYRAHKSYIVNVDHIDAINSKDIMINNNLIPISKEFKEFIISAMNS
- a CDS encoding SDR family oxidoreductase, which gives rise to MRVDNKTVWITGASSGIGEGLAYLLNKRNCKLILSSRKASELEKVKKACANPDAIFILPLDLLEFDSMTEKTQQAIAAFGPIDILINNAGISQRSLLINTDFEVYKRLINVNYLGTVALTKAVLPHFISKKSGYFVTITSLMGKFGSPYRSGYCGAKHALHGFFDVLRMEHEKDGIGVTLICPGFVQTNVAKNALTADGSQQQKDDDATQQGLSVADLGERMILAVERGKFEAYIGKKEVMGIYLKRFFPKLLHKVVMRSTVR
- a CDS encoding histidine kinase dimerization/phosphoacceptor domain -containing protein, translated to MNKIAHKHYLVFFLFVLTAGSVMGQVTLPADSRVFQNFKEESDSRKRLQLFFGTLDRYQKISNFDWLDQVNIYLHEAQQEKDSAAMADYSLIQVKIYHDIGDYDRSLAIAKDLYKKKDDLDTKTKTILFDLMDDSYAQLDFYAEQIDIRKEKRALGLTDKVSFYDIYGKLGFYDKAMDNYILEEKEKIDELDYVGQAIFNNNIGNYLRLENSVPTALTRYTRALGYLKVYLANITEIKTESDTLYANFLKAIIEGNIGKCLRMMEDWEEAITHLEKSVEGIEEFGTGAYSPDLMENKLELAECYLRLGNYEKATDYLGGSRDPLQIENVVKKNNLLSLYYDKINEPNSALQYLRRNMRIKDSINELKSRLRPQQLKVVVGEDLNNSRAMMEEQRQALEQSKSDILALDETNEIILISLVFVLLLFSGLVYAYLRSIKNQRLIAAQKHIIESSLVEKDSLLKEIHHRVKNNLQMVSSLLSLQTKNTRSKAAIVALEEGKSRVKAMALIHQKLYQNEDLSVIEMQSYIESLINSVQSVYKKGGHNINITIDAEGVELDIDRAIPFGLILNELVSNSFKYAFPTNDENGKIYIHIRKVVDQEGFFEYTDNGIGLPDDSDERANSSMGIRLMNRLANQLQTKLNVDKSTDGVRFWFNFK